Proteins from one Leptonema illini DSM 21528 genomic window:
- a CDS encoding IS5 family transposase: MDITDAQWKIIKPLIKEPKPREDGRGRERIEPRSILNGILWILKTGARWQDLPDRYPSYQSCHR, from the coding sequence ATGGATATCACAGATGCCCAATGGAAGATCATAAAGCCTCTTATCAAAGAACCAAAGCCACGAGAAGACGGGAGGGGACGGGAGAGAATTGAGCCCCGAAGTATTTTAAATGGAATCTTGTGGATTTTGAAAACTGGAGCCCGCTGGCAGGATCTACCGGATAGGTATCCTTCCTATCAGAGTTGTCATCGTC
- a CDS encoding transposase, which translates to RRGRKKESTQDGRELRRYKRRWKVERLFAWLQNFRRILNRFERYWENYLSFVRLGCIVILLRHF; encoded by the coding sequence AGACGGGGCCGGAAAAAGGAGAGCACACAGGATGGGCGGGAGCTGCGTCGATATAAACGCAGATGGAAGGTCGAAAGACTCTTTGCCTGGCTCCAGAATTTTCGCAGAATACTCAATCGATTCGAGAGGTACTGGGAGAACTACCTTTCGTTTGTCCGGTTAGGTTGTATCGTTATCCTCCTCAGGCATTTTTGA
- a CDS encoding ATP-dependent nuclease, translating to MAKSKKEDELIDLQPDINTPRPRLHKLIIKNFRSIGTDPVEIDLDDIVVLVGPNNSGKSSILRAYEVAMSQGSNKGKLSIDDFPNGVVDEDCYPEIELHTIVFTNAPGKKWLDDLGNQEYIIRERWIWSSPNKDPKRQGFNIELNDWDEEKVPWGAPNVANSRRPLPHRVDAFDTPDAQAKSITDLIAGILKDKIIEIKSDPSQEISDYELILDKIRNLQTKAVKATESEIIVIESEITKYIEKLFPNHQVKFDAKAETDIEKAYEPFKSRTEMLIGPKDGYFSKIEHQGSGARRTILWATLKYISENKNDTKERPHVLLLDEPEICLHPSAIREARSVLYDLPKSGNWQVMLTSHSPIFIDLSRDNTTIIRVFRDEMSSVQSTTLYRPSKAKLSHNDLTNLKLLNICDPYVHEFFFGGKQIIVEGDTEYTAFSMIKEQLPDEYLDLQIIRARGKGIIPSVAKVLLQFSKGFSILHDTDTPKTKDNKNNPAWGMNSTIGNILSLENALGRVHLLACKTNFESAIFGEEIKNEKPYNALIRIRSDQAIFEKVKLLLDALIDNNVTPPSNIIRWNSIADLESQCGLK from the coding sequence ATGGCAAAAAGTAAAAAAGAAGATGAATTAATAGATTTACAACCAGACATAAATACGCCACGGCCCAGACTTCATAAATTAATAATTAAAAATTTTCGCTCAATAGGGACAGACCCCGTTGAAATCGACCTTGATGATATTGTAGTCTTAGTTGGCCCAAACAATTCAGGTAAAAGCAGCATCTTAAGAGCATATGAAGTCGCAATGTCACAAGGGTCCAATAAAGGAAAACTTTCAATCGATGATTTTCCAAATGGAGTCGTTGATGAAGATTGTTATCCAGAAATAGAACTACATACAATCGTATTTACGAATGCACCCGGAAAAAAATGGCTTGATGATTTAGGAAATCAAGAATACATCATTCGTGAACGATGGATTTGGAGCAGTCCAAACAAGGACCCCAAAAGGCAAGGCTTCAACATTGAGTTGAATGATTGGGATGAAGAAAAAGTTCCGTGGGGTGCCCCCAACGTTGCAAATTCAAGACGTCCTTTGCCTCATAGAGTGGATGCGTTTGATACTCCGGATGCTCAAGCCAAATCAATTACAGATTTGATTGCTGGTATTCTGAAAGACAAAATTATTGAAATCAAATCAGATCCAAGCCAAGAAATTTCTGATTACGAATTGATTTTAGATAAAATAAGAAATCTTCAGACGAAAGCTGTGAAAGCCACTGAAAGTGAAATCATTGTAATCGAATCAGAAATCACTAAATACATCGAAAAACTTTTTCCAAACCACCAAGTCAAATTCGATGCAAAAGCAGAAACGGATATCGAAAAAGCTTATGAACCTTTCAAAAGCAGGACCGAAATGTTAATCGGTCCAAAAGATGGATATTTTTCAAAAATCGAACACCAAGGAAGTGGTGCACGAAGAACAATATTGTGGGCAACTCTTAAATATATTTCAGAAAATAAAAACGATACAAAAGAAAGACCGCATGTCTTATTACTTGATGAACCCGAAATCTGTTTACATCCTTCAGCCATTCGGGAAGCAAGATCTGTTCTTTACGATCTTCCGAAATCAGGAAATTGGCAAGTAATGCTTACCTCTCATTCTCCAATATTTATCGATCTTTCGAGAGATAATACCACAATTATAAGAGTTTTTCGAGATGAAATGTCTAGCGTTCAAAGCACAACACTCTACAGACCAAGCAAGGCAAAGCTTTCTCATAATGATTTAACTAATCTCAAATTATTGAATATATGCGATCCATATGTTCATGAATTCTTTTTTGGGGGAAAACAGATAATTGTCGAAGGTGATACTGAATATACTGCATTTTCAATGATAAAAGAGCAACTCCCTGATGAGTACCTGGATCTTCAAATAATTCGAGCTAGAGGAAAAGGAATTATACCGTCTGTTGCCAAAGTCCTACTTCAATTTTCAAAAGGGTTTTCCATTTTACATGATACCGATACTCCTAAAACAAAGGACAATAAGAACAATCCTGCTTGGGGAATGAATTCGACTATAGGCAATATTCTATCTCTGGAAAATGCATTGGGCCGGGTTCATTTATTGGCATGCAAAACCAATTTCGAATCTGCAATTTTTGGCGAAGAGATTAAAAATGAAAAGCCATACAATGCATTAATACGAATAAGATCTGATCAGGCGATATTTGAAAAAGTAAAATTACTACTTGACGCACTGATTGACAATAATGTCACCCCACCATCGAATATAATCCGCTGGAACTCTATTGCTGATTTAGAATCCCAATGTGGATTAAAATAA